One part of the Pseudodesulfovibrio alkaliphilus genome encodes these proteins:
- a CDS encoding response regulator → MTDTGNDELRFAAETDKNQAADMDRNWKLLVVDDDEFVHRVTAMVLRGYLFEGTGLTILSAYSAAEAKRMLEEHTDIAVMLLDVVMESPHAGLELADWTRNELRNKLVRIILRTGQPGEAPEQEVIFRYDINDYKEKAELTSQKLYTAITTAIRSYRDMRSIERSRKGLARILSASPDLFRAQSLGEFASGVLIQLAATVCQGDDTLMARASGVAAAKRDGQFRVIASTGRFEAARGHDVAETGDREVIACIERAAAIKRSFFHDDEFIGYFRTPTGSENIIYLQGTRPITEEDRSLIEIFSANISAAFDNIDQNTAMIDTQRELLFSLGEAVETRSAETVNHVRRVAEYARLLAVKAGMREDQAESLGLAATMHDVGKIGIPDAVLLKAGPLSESELAMVREHPAIGHGILKDSGSPVMRLAAAVALQHHERWDGLGYPQGLKGEAIDLVGRIVMLVDVFDALGCDRPHRRAWPVSDILAFIREHRGSMFDPALTDLFLKYRDEFLTIRDQWTPGR, encoded by the coding sequence ATGACCGACACCGGAAACGACGAACTGCGCTTTGCCGCTGAGACCGACAAGAACCAGGCCGCGGACATGGACAGAAACTGGAAGCTGCTCGTGGTGGATGACGACGAGTTCGTGCATCGCGTCACGGCCATGGTTCTCAGGGGATACCTCTTCGAGGGCACCGGCCTGACCATCCTCTCTGCCTACTCGGCGGCCGAGGCCAAGCGGATGCTTGAGGAGCATACGGACATCGCGGTCATGCTCCTTGATGTGGTCATGGAAAGCCCCCATGCCGGGCTGGAGCTGGCCGATTGGACCCGCAACGAGCTGAGGAACAAGCTGGTCCGCATCATTCTGCGGACCGGGCAGCCCGGCGAAGCCCCCGAGCAGGAGGTGATCTTCAGGTACGACATCAACGACTACAAGGAAAAAGCCGAACTGACATCCCAAAAGCTCTACACCGCCATCACCACTGCCATCCGCAGCTACCGCGACATGCGTTCCATCGAGCGCAGCCGCAAGGGACTGGCCCGCATCCTGTCGGCCTCGCCCGACCTCTTCAGGGCGCAATCCCTGGGCGAGTTCGCTTCGGGCGTACTCATCCAGCTCGCCGCCACCGTCTGCCAGGGCGACGACACCCTCATGGCCCGGGCTTCGGGCGTGGCTGCGGCCAAGCGCGACGGCCAGTTCCGCGTCATCGCCTCCACAGGGAGGTTCGAGGCGGCACGGGGCCACGACGTGGCTGAAACCGGCGACCGCGAGGTCATCGCCTGCATCGAACGGGCGGCCGCCATAAAACGCAGCTTCTTCCACGACGACGAATTCATCGGCTACTTCCGCACCCCCACCGGCTCGGAGAACATCATTTATCTCCAGGGCACCCGGCCCATCACAGAGGAAGACCGCTCGCTCATCGAAATCTTCTCCGCCAACATCTCGGCCGCCTTTGACAACATCGACCAGAATACCGCCATGATCGATACCCAACGCGAGCTGCTCTTCAGCCTGGGCGAGGCGGTGGAGACGCGCTCGGCCGAAACGGTCAACCATGTCCGCAGGGTGGCGGAATACGCCCGGCTGCTGGCGGTCAAGGCGGGAATGAGGGAGGATCAGGCCGAGAGCCTCGGACTGGCGGCCACCATGCACGACGTGGGCAAGATCGGCATCCCCGACGCCGTGCTGCTCAAGGCGGGGCCGCTCTCGGAATCGGAACTGGCCATGGTCAGGGAGCATCCGGCCATCGGACACGGAATTCTCAAGGATTCCGGCAGCCCGGTCATGAGGCTGGCCGCCGCAGTGGCCCTGCAACACCACGAAAGGTGGGACGGCCTGGGCTACCCCCAGGGGCTCAAAGGCGAGGCCATAGACCTTGTCGGCCGCATTGTCATGCTGGTGGACGTGTTCGACGCCCTGGGATGCGACCGTCCCCACAGAAGGGCTTGGCCCGTATCCGACATCCTCGCCTTCATCCGCGAGCACAGGGGCAGCATGTTCGACCCTGCCCTGACGGACTTGTTCCTGAAATACCGCGACGAGTTCCTGACCATCAGGGACCAATGGACGCCGGGCAGATGA
- a CDS encoding glutaminyl-peptide cyclotransferase: protein MHPFRLVLSLALCVLATIGQAADTSGRAAVLECRVVAEYPHDPQTSTQGLLFSQGLLLESSGGFGQSYLTISEPETGQRLLTRRIEGRYFAEGVALHENKLYMLTWLSGTGFIFDPQTLETLASFAYRADGESTEGWGLAHDGKRFILSAGTNILRFHRSRDFARTGTLAVRDGDEPVRLLNELEYVGGMILANVWKSDRIAVIDPDTGQVVAWIDLTPLRERIAPESGVANGIAYDPETGRLFVTGKHWDKLFVIEVDTALWRMPVIRETMSGTPLP from the coding sequence ATGCACCCGTTTCGACTCGTCTTATCCCTGGCCCTGTGTGTTCTTGCGACTATCGGCCAGGCGGCCGACACCTCTGGCCGGGCTGCGGTCCTGGAGTGCCGGGTGGTGGCCGAATACCCCCACGATCCGCAGACCTCCACTCAGGGACTGCTCTTCAGCCAGGGGCTGCTGCTGGAATCTTCCGGCGGTTTCGGCCAATCCTACCTGACCATATCCGAGCCCGAGACAGGCCAAAGGCTGCTCACCCGCCGCATCGAAGGCCGCTACTTCGCCGAAGGCGTCGCCCTGCACGAAAACAAACTCTACATGCTCACCTGGCTCTCGGGCACGGGCTTCATCTTTGATCCGCAGACCCTGGAGACGCTGGCCAGTTTCGCCTACCGGGCCGATGGAGAATCCACCGAAGGATGGGGCCTCGCCCACGACGGCAAACGCTTCATCCTCAGCGCGGGCACAAACATTCTGCGCTTCCATCGATCCAGGGATTTTGCCAGAACAGGCACCCTGGCCGTGCGCGATGGCGACGAACCCGTGCGGCTGCTCAATGAACTGGAATACGTGGGCGGAATGATTCTGGCCAATGTCTGGAAATCCGACAGAATAGCGGTCATCGACCCTGATACCGGGCAGGTTGTCGCCTGGATCGACCTGACACCGCTGCGAGAGCGCATCGCCCCGGAGTCCGGGGTGGCCAACGGCATTGCCTACGATCCCGAGACAGGCAGGCTTTTCGTCACAGGCAAGCATTGGGACAAGCTCTTCGTCATTGAAGTGGACACCGCCCTGTGGCGTATGCCCGTCATCCGCGAGACCATGTCCGGCACTCCGCTTCCCTGA
- the ispH gene encoding 4-hydroxy-3-methylbut-2-enyl diphosphate reductase, which translates to MEVILARTAGFCMGVDLALRRLDKLVASAGGRSIHILGPIIHNPQVLARYAEQGVRIAGSPAEVPDGAYAVIRAHGIPRETERELRDRDVIIKDATCPRVKKAQLLIARHTAKGEVLLLYGEADHPEVRGLVSYAGNGHHVFGSAEDFARLVLKSGISYVLAAQTTQDRGAFEAMAEGLKADPAIDVVVLHTICDATRLRQAETSQLAETVDFMVVVGGLNSGNTRRLAQVAAERGTPSVHVETAADLDVDSLRGYGRVGVTAGASTPRALIDEVLRVLKGV; encoded by the coding sequence GTGGAAGTCATTCTGGCCCGGACTGCGGGATTCTGCATGGGGGTGGATCTGGCCCTGAGGAGGCTCGACAAGCTCGTGGCCTCAGCCGGGGGAAGGTCCATCCACATTCTTGGCCCCATCATTCACAACCCCCAGGTGCTCGCCCGTTACGCCGAGCAGGGTGTGCGAATCGCCGGGTCTCCCGCCGAGGTGCCGGACGGCGCTTACGCGGTGATCCGCGCCCACGGCATCCCCCGCGAGACGGAGCGGGAGCTTCGGGACCGCGACGTGATAATCAAGGACGCCACCTGTCCCCGGGTGAAGAAAGCCCAGTTGCTCATCGCCCGGCATACGGCCAAGGGGGAGGTGCTTCTGCTGTATGGTGAGGCCGATCATCCCGAGGTCCGGGGGCTCGTCAGCTATGCGGGCAACGGGCATCACGTTTTTGGCTCCGCCGAAGATTTCGCCCGGCTGGTTCTCAAATCCGGCATTTCCTATGTGCTTGCGGCGCAGACCACTCAGGATAGGGGGGCCTTTGAGGCTATGGCGGAAGGTCTCAAGGCCGACCCGGCAATTGATGTCGTCGTGCTTCACACCATCTGCGACGCCACCAGGCTGCGTCAGGCCGAGACCAGTCAGCTTGCGGAAACGGTGGATTTCATGGTGGTGGTGGGCGGACTCAACAGCGGCAACACGCGGCGGCTGGCCCAGGTGGCCGCCGAGCGCGGCACGCCGAGTGTCCATGTGGAAACCGCAGCAGATCTCGACGTCGATTCCTTGCGCGGGTACGGCCGCGTCGGGGTGACGGCCGGTGCGTCCACGCCGAGAGCGCTCATCGATGAGGTGCTTCGGGTTCTGAAAGGCGTGTAG
- a CDS encoding bifunctional diguanylate cyclase/phosphodiesterase yields MGYFSLFFVLSMAVFGSAVYSVMRTTLLESIHRELESSTEAVRAMVQTSSEVSVRNRLRAIAEANWSILAELAAEVRNGSTTLPEAQARARSILLSQSVGESGYVFVMDARGVVVIHPDDSLVGRDYGGEWIGEEQTRRLRGYMEYEWANPGEVRARPKAMHMEFFEPWGWIVSVSAYRGEFASLVDVADFSDGVRAIRAGDSGYPLILGYDGTIIYHPWLRGNVTNMVDASGHTLFQDIRRIGNGELTYSWLDPGEETPRDKLMLFRTLPELGWIVVSSSYLDEVYAPLRTLGTIILTAVFLTLLLALPLGYFLGLSISRPIISLMDRMRDADGGDASVRADENARGELGAMACHFNRYMARLEDSRDELRGEIDERIRAERRLRLFEKVFENALEGISITDMSGVILAVNPAFTTITGFTSEEVIGKNPRVLKSDQHDPEFYGEMWKSLKAKGSWHGEIWNRRKNGEPYPEILSISSIRDDAGQPANYVAVFHDISDLKQRERQIEHQAYHDSLTGLPNRMLVLDRLKMVISQAGRTGTRVAVFFIDLDNFKKINDSLGHARGDALLKAVAERLGTLRGTEDTVARQGGDEFLVVVANIHEEREVMALAERLLRTFDEPFAIDGHELYVSASIGVALYPDDGGDPAELVKNADIAMSQSKARGRNGFFLFTEEMNERISQRMQLENDLRRALKEREFTVYFQPKVDLDTGRVSGLEALVRWVKPDGTVVSPGDFIPLAEETGLIVPLGEFVLDASCKAMQVLEGVGCSALTVAVNLSPIQFGQDDLVERVMANLERGGLPASRLELEITESTLMTDVHSSVAKLDQLVEHGISVSIDDFGTGYSSLYYLKTFPISALKIDSSFVRDITEDENDAKIVETVVLMARTMGIDVVAEGVETREQLDLLASFGCATVQGFYYSKPIPLEDVVRFLLGNEGICSVRR; encoded by the coding sequence ATGGGGTACTTTTCCCTGTTCTTTGTCCTGTCCATGGCCGTCTTCGGCAGCGCGGTCTACTCGGTGATGCGTACCACCCTGCTGGAGAGTATCCACCGCGAGCTTGAGAGTTCCACCGAGGCCGTGCGGGCCATGGTCCAGACTTCCTCAGAGGTTTCGGTCCGCAATCGGCTGCGTGCCATTGCCGAGGCCAATTGGAGCATCCTGGCCGAGTTGGCGGCAGAGGTCCGCAACGGCTCCACCACCTTGCCGGAGGCCCAGGCCAGAGCGCGTTCGATCCTGCTTAGTCAGTCCGTCGGCGAGTCGGGGTATGTCTTTGTCATGGACGCCAGGGGCGTGGTGGTGATCCACCCCGACGATTCGCTTGTGGGACGGGACTATGGCGGCGAGTGGATCGGCGAGGAGCAGACGCGGCGGCTTCGGGGATACATGGAGTACGAATGGGCCAATCCTGGCGAGGTGCGGGCCAGACCCAAGGCCATGCACATGGAGTTCTTCGAGCCGTGGGGATGGATCGTGTCGGTGTCGGCCTACCGGGGTGAGTTCGCCTCCCTGGTCGATGTGGCGGACTTTAGCGACGGGGTCAGGGCGATCAGGGCCGGGGATTCCGGCTATCCGCTCATCCTCGGATACGATGGCACCATCATCTATCACCCCTGGCTCAGGGGCAATGTGACCAACATGGTCGACGCCTCGGGACACACCCTGTTCCAGGATATCCGACGCATCGGCAACGGCGAACTGACTTACTCCTGGCTCGATCCGGGCGAGGAAACTCCGCGTGACAAGCTGATGCTTTTCCGTACGCTGCCGGAGCTGGGCTGGATCGTGGTCTCGTCGAGTTATCTCGATGAGGTGTACGCCCCGCTGCGAACACTGGGCACCATCATTCTCACCGCAGTTTTTCTGACTCTGCTGCTGGCCCTGCCGTTGGGCTACTTTCTGGGGCTCTCCATTTCCCGGCCCATCATCTCGCTCATGGACCGCATGCGCGATGCCGACGGAGGCGATGCGTCGGTGCGCGCCGACGAAAACGCCCGGGGCGAGCTTGGCGCGATGGCTTGTCACTTCAACCGCTACATGGCCCGGCTCGAAGACTCTCGCGACGAACTGCGCGGGGAGATAGACGAGCGCATCCGGGCCGAACGGCGGTTGCGCCTTTTCGAGAAGGTCTTTGAGAACGCCCTGGAGGGCATATCCATCACGGACATGTCCGGGGTCATCCTGGCCGTCAACCCTGCCTTCACTACCATTACCGGGTTCACCTCCGAGGAGGTCATCGGCAAGAATCCCCGAGTGCTCAAGTCGGATCAGCATGATCCGGAATTTTACGGCGAAATGTGGAAGAGCCTCAAGGCCAAGGGTTCGTGGCACGGCGAGATATGGAATCGTCGCAAAAACGGGGAGCCCTACCCCGAGATATTGAGCATCAGCTCCATTCGTGACGATGCGGGCCAGCCCGCCAACTATGTGGCCGTGTTCCACGATATTTCGGATCTCAAGCAGAGGGAGCGGCAGATCGAGCATCAGGCGTATCACGACTCGCTGACCGGCTTGCCCAACCGCATGCTGGTGCTTGATCGGCTCAAGATGGTCATCTCCCAGGCCGGGCGCACCGGAACAAGGGTTGCCGTCTTTTTCATCGATCTCGACAACTTCAAGAAGATCAACGATTCTCTGGGCCATGCACGGGGCGATGCCCTGCTCAAGGCCGTGGCCGAACGGCTCGGGACCTTGCGCGGCACCGAGGATACTGTGGCCAGGCAAGGCGGGGACGAGTTCCTCGTGGTGGTCGCCAACATCCACGAGGAGCGTGAGGTGATGGCATTGGCCGAGCGGCTCTTGCGAACCTTTGACGAGCCCTTTGCCATTGACGGGCACGAGCTGTACGTCAGCGCAAGCATCGGTGTGGCCCTGTACCCGGACGACGGTGGCGACCCGGCCGAACTGGTCAAGAACGCGGATATCGCCATGTCTCAGTCAAAGGCCAGGGGGCGCAACGGCTTTTTCCTCTTCACCGAGGAGATGAACGAACGCATTTCGCAGCGCATGCAGCTTGAGAACGACCTGCGCCGTGCCTTGAAGGAACGCGAGTTCACCGTCTACTTTCAGCCCAAGGTGGATTTGGACACGGGCAGGGTCTCCGGGCTTGAGGCGTTGGTCCGCTGGGTCAAACCCGATGGAACCGTGGTCAGCCCGGGCGACTTCATCCCCCTGGCTGAGGAAACCGGGCTGATCGTGCCTCTGGGCGAATTCGTGCTCGACGCCTCGTGCAAGGCGATGCAGGTGCTCGAAGGGGTGGGCTGCTCGGCCCTGACCGTGGCGGTCAACCTGTCCCCGATCCAGTTCGGCCAGGACGATCTGGTGGAAAGGGTCATGGCCAACCTCGAGCGCGGCGGTCTGCCCGCATCACGTCTGGAGCTCGAGATCACCGAGTCCACCCTGATGACCGATGTGCATTCCTCGGTGGCCAAGCTCGACCAGCTGGTGGAGCATGGCATTTCCGTCTCCATCGACGATTTCGGCACAGGATATTCGTCCCTTTACTATCTCAAGACCTTCCCCATCAGTGCGCTGAAGATCGACAGCTCCTTTGTCCGCGACATCACCGAGGACGAGAACGACGCCAAGATCGTTGAGACCGTGGTGCTCATGGCCCGTACCATGGGCATCGACGTGGTTGCCGAGGGGGTGGAGACTCGGGAGCAGCTTGATCTGCTCGCCTCCTTCGGCTGCGCCACGGTGCAGGGCTTTTATTACAGCAAACCGATCCCGCTGGAGGATGTGGTCAGATTCCTGCTCGGCAATGAGGGCATCTGCTCGGTTCGGCGCTGA
- a CDS encoding molybdenum cofactor biosynthesis protein MoaE — translation MDISKAIAELKREPGFADNVGMILVHNGVVRAWSRKDRTGVSAIEVTPDLERIEAIRREIEAREGIFRAVAHAKGGLMHPGDDVLFLIVAGDIRENVKPALAEFLDRVKAEAVTKREVFVDERADA, via the coding sequence ATGGACATCAGCAAGGCCATAGCCGAACTCAAGCGCGAACCCGGTTTCGCGGACAATGTGGGCATGATTCTCGTGCACAACGGCGTGGTGCGCGCCTGGTCCCGCAAGGACCGCACCGGGGTCTCGGCCATTGAAGTGACCCCGGACCTTGAGCGGATCGAGGCCATCCGGCGCGAGATCGAAGCCCGCGAGGGCATCTTCAGGGCCGTGGCCCACGCCAAAGGCGGACTCATGCACCCGGGCGACGATGTACTCTTCCTCATCGTGGCTGGTGATATTCGCGAAAACGTCAAGCCCGCGCTGGCTGAATTTCTTGACAGGGTCAAGGCAGAGGCCGTGACCAAGCGCGAGGTATTCGTGGATGAGAGGGCTGATGCGTAA
- a CDS encoding TetR/AcrR family transcriptional regulator, whose translation MNAKPDVNTKDALLAAAIEVFADKGFDAATVRDICGRARANVAAVNYHFGGKDALYVAVLREVFPKDEYDFVTNRDDDAPERLRTFLGALAREIYERGNGMVAQRWAIFLREMAKPSANLDFIVQRQVQPRADELRDIVAAILGPDITERAMAFSCSNIWALMLDHLLTQPILDRLTPQRPMVQASMDDFIGHVVKFSLGGLHAVRESKQGRKPGSPSP comes from the coding sequence ATGAACGCAAAACCCGACGTCAACACAAAAGACGCCCTGCTGGCCGCAGCCATTGAGGTTTTTGCGGACAAAGGCTTTGACGCGGCAACCGTGCGCGACATTTGCGGGCGCGCCCGGGCCAACGTCGCAGCGGTCAACTACCACTTCGGCGGCAAGGACGCCCTATATGTGGCCGTGCTCCGTGAGGTCTTCCCCAAAGACGAGTACGACTTCGTGACCAATCGGGACGATGATGCGCCCGAGCGGCTGCGCACCTTTCTCGGCGCTCTGGCCCGGGAGATTTACGAACGGGGCAACGGCATGGTTGCCCAGCGCTGGGCCATATTCCTGCGAGAAATGGCCAAGCCCAGCGCCAACCTGGATTTCATTGTTCAACGCCAGGTTCAGCCCCGGGCCGACGAACTGCGCGACATCGTTGCAGCCATTCTCGGGCCGGACATTACCGAGCGGGCCATGGCCTTCTCCTGTTCCAACATATGGGCTCTGATGCTAGACCACCTGCTTACCCAGCCCATCCTCGACCGGCTCACTCCGCAGCGGCCAATGGTCCAGGCGAGCATGGACGACTTCATCGGCCATGTGGTCAAATTTTCCCTTGGCGGACTGCACGCCGTCAGGGAGAGCAAGCAAGGTCGGAAACCGGGGTCACCCTCCCCTTGA
- the moaA gene encoding GTP 3',8-cyclase MoaA translates to MRNLLEDGHGRKASYMRVSVTDRCNLHCTYCAGEGREFIPHPNILRYEEILELMDMAVRLGMVKFRFTGGEPFVRKDFAEFMIAAAGRFPGVDMCVTSNATLIGDHVDRLAASGVRRINISLDTLDPVRFQRITGVDLFHTVRANIDRCLEAGMVVKVNAVAMKGVNDDELPAFVEFARTRPIDMRFIEFMPVGLETGWSDASVWSAGDILAQASALAELVPSQQDASGPARTFDIKGGLGRIGLISPYTDHFCGTCNRLRLTSDGNLRTCLFSDKVYRLRPVLRHPRLGIPAVERIIARASRHKPMGYKLLERMVGNGVCKTRMASIGG, encoded by the coding sequence ATGCGTAATCTGCTTGAGGACGGGCATGGCCGCAAGGCCAGCTACATGCGCGTCAGCGTCACCGATCGCTGCAACCTGCACTGTACATATTGCGCAGGAGAGGGAAGGGAGTTTATCCCTCATCCCAACATCCTGCGTTACGAGGAGATTCTTGAGCTGATGGACATGGCCGTCCGGCTGGGGATGGTCAAGTTCCGCTTCACTGGCGGCGAGCCCTTTGTGCGCAAGGATTTCGCCGAATTCATGATTGCCGCGGCCGGGCGATTCCCCGGGGTGGACATGTGCGTGACCAGCAACGCCACCCTGATCGGCGACCATGTGGACAGGCTGGCGGCCTCGGGTGTCCGGCGCATCAATATCTCTCTCGATACCCTGGACCCGGTCAGGTTCCAGCGCATCACCGGGGTCGATCTTTTTCACACCGTGCGGGCCAACATCGACCGCTGCCTGGAGGCGGGCATGGTCGTCAAGGTCAATGCAGTGGCCATGAAGGGGGTCAACGACGACGAGTTGCCCGCCTTTGTGGAGTTTGCGCGCACCCGGCCCATCGACATGCGGTTCATCGAGTTCATGCCGGTGGGACTGGAGACCGGATGGAGCGACGCCAGCGTCTGGTCGGCCGGGGATATCCTGGCACAGGCGTCGGCCCTGGCCGAGCTGGTGCCCTCGCAGCAGGACGCGAGCGGTCCGGCCCGCACCTTTGACATCAAAGGCGGGCTTGGCCGCATCGGTCTCATCTCGCCCTACACCGATCATTTTTGCGGCACATGCAACCGCCTGCGCCTGACCTCGGATGGAAACCTGCGCACCTGCCTGTTTTCCGACAAGGTGTATCGTCTGCGTCCGGTATTGCGCCATCCGCGTCTGGGCATCCCCGCCGTGGAGAGGATCATTGCCCGCGCCAGCAGGCACAAGCCAATGGGCTACAAGCTCCTTGAGCGGATGGTCGGCAATGGCGTCTGCAAGACCCGTATGGCCTCCATCGGCGGATGA